GCATTGGAGAATATCACTCCTGCTGTAGAGGTTAAAAGCCGCCGTGTTGGTGGTGCTACTTTCCAGGTTCCGATGGAAATTCGTCCGGAAAGAAAAACCGCAATCAGTATTAAAAATATGATCTTGTTTGCCAGAAAACGTTCTGGAAGGTCTATGGCCGATAAGTTATCTGCTGAAATTATTGCTGCATTTAACGAAGAGGGTGGAGCGTATAAGAAGAAAGAAGATACCCACAGAATGG
Above is a genomic segment from uncultured Draconibacterium sp. containing:
- the rpsG gene encoding 30S ribosomal protein S7; amino-acid sequence: MRKSKPKKRHLLPDPKFNDVLVTRFVNDLMVDGKKSTAYSIFYDTMDMVEKRMKDAEQSPLEVWKKALENITPAVEVKSRRVGGATFQVPMEIRPERKTAISIKNMILFARKRSGRSMADKLSAEIIAAFNEEGGAYKKKEDTHRMAEANRAFAHFRF